Part of the Rubidibacter lacunae KORDI 51-2 genome is shown below.
GCGAGGCGAGCAAGCGGTGGTTCTCCGCCAGCTCGCGTGCAAGCTCGGCCCGCTTTCTCCCGATTTGAGATCGCGCGTAGAAGCCCTCTCTGTCATGCAGTTTGAAGTCCTCGGCGAAATGCTGCTCGAGTTCTCCGATCTTGCCGAGCTTCAGAGTTGGTTGCAGGCGAATGGGTAAAGTCTTGCCTCGACCGTGAAATACTCTGCGATCGCCGTCCGTAAACCGTGCCCGGGCTTGCTCGCGATG
Proteins encoded:
- a CDS encoding DUF4351 domain-containing protein, whose amino-acid sequence is MASAELAGLLLETAIVKQMLGKDVMQESVIYQEILAEGEERGVKRGEQAVVLRQLACKLGPLSPDLRSRVEALSVMQFEVLGEMLLEFSDLAELQSWLQANG